The following DNA comes from Cryptococcus deuterogattii R265 chromosome 2, complete sequence.
gaaggccATCGTTACCGGCGGTGATTCTGGTATCGGGAGAGCTGCAGCCCAAATGTTTGCCCGGGAAGGTGCGGACGTTACAATTGTATACCTtcctgaagaggaagaagagtgcGTTAAAAATCTCAAGAGCCATATTGTTTTACCAGCTTACGCATACTGTGCGTAGCGCCCAGCGAGTTAAGAAGGCGATCGAACAAGATGGGCAGCAGTGTCTTACAGTCGCCCACGACCTCATGAAAGCTGACAAGGCAGCAGATGTCGTCAAGCAGCACATGGACAAATATGGCAAGCTCGATATCCTGGTGAACAATGCCAGTAAACAGATAATGTCCAAGTCCATTACCGATATCGAGGTAAATTCAagctctttcctttgtttTTTAAAGCTAACTTGATGTTGCAATAGCTTGAAAACGTTGAAAGCACATTCAGAAGTAACATTCTTGCCATGTTTGCCCTCACTAAAGCCGCTGTGCCTCATCTCAAGCGCGGATCGGCCATCATCAACACCTCTTCTGTTACCGCCTTCAAGGGATCAGCTGCTATGGTCGACTATGCTTCCACCAAGGGAGCCATCGTTGCTTATACCAGATCTTTGGCTGTGCAACTCGCCCCCCAGGGTATCCGGGTGAACGGTGTCTGCCCTGGCCCCGTTTATACTCCTTTGCAGCCAGCCTCCAGGCCTGCTGACAACATGGAAGGATGGTCTGTCGGCGGTCCTCCCTTGCACGGTCGAGCTTCTATGCCCGCCGAGATGGGACCGGCATATGGTGGGTTGACACAGTTGATTTGCCCTATATGAACGAAACTGATGAATTTTTCCAGTattccttgcttcttctgacGCGAATGCTATGACTGGTCATTTCTTACACCTCAACAACGGTCAGTGGCTTGGTTAGATACCTGTAACAAGACCGATACCGAAATGAAAATAACTATTTAGCATATATAGTCGTAAAATATTGCCGTAGTCACTGCCAAATATATTTTGTAGCGCCATGCATCACTGTCTTACGAATTTTCGTCCCAGCATGCCCTTTGAGGCGATTATGATGTTTCTGTCGTGGACATTGTATCATCTTAATCACATCCGCCAGCCAAGTTAAGCAGATGCTGCATAATAATCATACAATATGTCAATCATACCTGAGTATCTATTTGTACAAGAATTGACAGCTGTAAACCCTCTCGTCGGCATCCCAGTGTTCCCATGTCGACTCCGGGTCTTCATCAACGtcaaccatctcttttGATGGGATGGCAAATGCTATGGTCTCATATGGCTCAGCTGCCAACTATGATGTGAATATTAGCAGGGCGCAGCAAATGTTCAGTTGAATATAACTCACTACGAGGTACTGGAATGCTTTATTGGGAATCTCTCGCCGTTGCTCAAAAGCTGACATGAACCTCCTTCGTGGTCTCTCTCCCGCCTTTATCTCAGGTAAAGACACAGTGAACAACAGACCCATTCTTTGACTGACAGGTTCTCTAATCTTGATGATTTTATAACCTAAGGCACGGATCAGACTAATAAGAGCAAGATGGGGCATCAGAACCGACTTACCAGGTCTTCCGATTTTGACAAacaccttctttttcacttgCTGGGCGGCTGTTGGAGCCTGGATCATCAATGCCTGATCCTTGTTGTCCTTGGCTGCACGCCTAGCAAGGTTTGTTTGATGTTTCTTTCCTTGAGTGTGGGCAAGGTAAGAACCCTCGTTGACGTGTAGAGTGAGACAAAGTCGGCATTCTAATGTACCGAGATGGGTTCTATGGATGACATATGTCAAAAGGCAATGCTTTTACATGGCAACAAGCACTGACCTGAGGATATAGGGATCCTTCGCCAAGTCAATCGTCTCCAAAGCAAGTTTTCGAAGACGTTCTCTCCTATCTACTGCTGTTTCGGATGCGCCAGCTAAAAATATATTGTCAACAATGCTCCGCATTCTGATGAATCTATACACTCACCCACACCACCACTGCCTTTGTTTGCACCTGCCCGATTCTGCAGATAGGTCAGTACGTTTTGTTGAAATGGAAAATAGACAGCTGCTGCTCACTTGGTAATCTGCGTTCAGAGGAGAAGTAGAAGTCAGCACTGTCATTGAGTTATACACATGTCAAGGAGCTGTGCTTACCCATAGTGCCTCTCCTACTCTGCTTATGCTCGCTACTGGGATGAGGTGAGTTGTAAATGAATGAAGATGCAAGAGGAAATGGCGGAGGGACGAGCAAGAATCCAGGGCAAAGGCGTATGAAGCGGGATCAAATTTCAccgaggtggaggttcatcatctctttcatcaaCTTTTCGCGGTATACTTGGCTTTTTCGATATACAGTACAATTAAAGCTATTTTGACAATGTCCTTGTTCCCCTCAGCATTCGAATCGGGGGTATCGAAAATCTCCCCCGCACTCGCTTCAGCCGGTAAGGGAGTCAAAAAAGCCAACAAGCGCAGACGTTCAGACGTGCACACTGATTTAGGGCAGGCTCAGCAAGTAAAGCAGGCCGATGCCAATTTTGAGAAACTCATGAGGAAGTTTGAGGGGGAAGAGCCGCtcggaaaagaagaaggaaaagaagggatgggcttgatggggaagaaaaagaataagaagaacaagagcAGACAGGCCGACGACGAGGATGTAGTGGACTGCATATCCAAAGCAAAAGGCAACAAGCCCAAGTCGAACCAAGCCAAGCGGAACCAAGCCGCAAAACAGGATTGGATAGATACACCTCCttcaaaaaaatcaaaggTTGACAAGATCACTCCAGGCTCCAAACCGGAGCCTATCCAGCTGCCCATCCCTacacctcctccatcaaAGGGcaccaagctcaaggtcGGCGGTGAGGGAAACCTTACGGAGATGCAAAAGAATATGCAGGCCAAGCTGGAAGGCGCGCGGTTTAGGTGGGTACCATGCCAACTTGTTCTGGAGTACTCAAATAACGTCGATTGAATTATAGATGGATCAACGAACAACTTTACTCAACTCCTTCCACTGAAGCCTTGGCaatgatgagaaaagaCCCCAAGATATTTGCCGATGTCAGTCTGATATACGCATTACCGGTTCTATAGTTGACTTTGTTTGCAGTACCACCAGACACATCGTCTTCTTACTTCAGCGtggccttctcctccccttcctcatttGATaaacatcctctcttctcttccatcggGCACCGTCATTGCCGATTTAGGCTGTGGTGATGCCGGTTTGGCCCGAGCTCTTGTGCCTCAAGGAAAAATCGTAATGAGCTTTGACTTGGTGGGAGACAATGGTGTTCCTGGGGCTGAGACGGCAGAAGCCGATGTAGCCGGCGGATGGGTGGTTGAAGCAGACTTTTTGGAGAAGGTTCCCCTGCCTGGTAGACCTGGTGGGTTGAACTATGACGCTCCTGCCATTGAaagcggagaaggaaagggggagaagaagaacaagaagaagggtcgcaagaagagggatgcGGCATCATCTGAGATTGTAGATGTCGTAGTTTGTTGCCTGAGTTTGATGGGGACCAACTGGGTTGGAGGCATCAGTGAGGCATGCAGGATATTAAAGCAGGGGTACGTAtatatccttcttcaacctccttACGAGTACAGCGGATTAATTAATTGCTACAGGAGCACGTTCCATGTGGCCGAAGTGACCTCTCGGTTCACCTCCACCGAAGCTTTTGTTTCCATCGTTGGATCGTTTGGTTTCaagcttgaggaggaatCTCAGCCATCGACACACTTTACTCTTTTCCGTTTCACAAAGGACTCTGAAGTCCCTTTGGGACCTGTCaaaggtcaagaaggatgggaggaaagggtacgcgagggagaagagatcTTGAGAGCTTGTGTTTACAAGAAGCGGTAGGCAGTGTGTAACCTCCATATGGTTCAACTTGATATGCAACCTCGTGTAGGTAGATTCAACTGTACATAGATATAAGATGCAGATATATGAAATGGATAGGCTTTGTATATATGTACTATATTATCAACAAGATGATTTTCGTTTCCTCTAATCATCTATCGTCCTGTCTGGCATACTGTTCCCAAGATGTATGTCCGTTTTACCCCTCTGAAATTATTATACTATAATTATTTACAGATGACGCTATTGCGCCTCGCACGCACATTTACACTTCAATAACATCCCCCACGCAGCATTTGCAGCCTTTTC
Coding sequences within:
- a CDS encoding splicing factor 3A subunit 2; translation: MTVLTSTSPLNADYQNRAGANKGSGGVAGASETAVDRRERLRKLALETIDLAKDPYILRTHLGTLECRLCLTLHVNEGSYLAHTQGKKHQTNLARRAAKDNKDQALMIQAPTAAQQVKKKVFVKIGRPGYKIIKIREPVSQRMGLLFTVSLPEIKAGERPRRRFMSAFEQRREIPNKAFQYLVLAAEPYETIAFAIPSKEMVDVDEDPESTWEHWDADERVYSCQFLYK
- a CDS encoding oxidoreductase, translated to MFPRQQLFTTLTKTPRLIRPILTTRHFRTTPFAMGDEQPKIITAYPELTDIKAQEQSLPGKDVNMDPLAEFTKLETWDDNGKPYLKEYTGSGKLKGKKAIVTGGDSGIGRAAAQMFAREGADVTIVYLPEEEEDAQRVKKAIEQDGQQCLTVAHDLMKADKAADVVKQHMDKYGKLDILVNNASKQIMSKSITDIELENVESTFRSNILAMFALTKAAVPHLKRGSAIINTSSVTAFKGSAAMVDYASTKGAIVAYTRSLAVQLAPQGIRVNGVCPGPVYTPLQPASRPADNMEGWSVGGPPLHGRASMPAEMGPAYVFLASSDANAMTGHFLHLNNGQWLG
- a CDS encoding ribosomal RNA-processing protein 8, with the protein product MSLFPSAFESGVSKISPALASAGKGVKKANKRRRSDVHTDLGQAQQVKQADANFEKLMRKFEGEEPLGKEEGKEGMGLMGKKKNKKNKSRQADDEDVVDCISKAKGNKPKSNQAKRNQAAKQDWIDTPPSKKSKVDKITPGSKPEPIQLPIPTPPPSKGTKLKVGGEGNLTEMQKNMQAKLEGARFRWINEQLYSTPSTEALAMMRKDPKIFADYHQTHRLLTSAWPSPPLPHLINILSSLPSGTVIADLGCGDAGLARALVPQGKIVMSFDLVGDNGVPGAETAEADVAGGWVVEADFLEKVPLPGRPGGLNYDAPAIESGEGKGEKKNKKKGRKKRDAASSEIVDVVVCCLSLMGTNWVGGISEACRILKQGSTFHVAEVTSRFTSTEAFVSIVGSFGFKLEEESQPSTHFTLFRFTKDSEVPLGPVKGQEGWEERVREGEEILRACVYKKR